The DNA segment TGTAAGTATATCTTTTCACAAATTAATTAACATATATATTCAATTATAACGTCTATTCTATGCATTTTTTAAGTCAATTTGTATATCAAATTGTGTTTGAAATTGTAGGGGTACAACAGCCATTGTACTCCTACAATTTGGGGTGCATTTTCCCAAACAAATTTTTATAAAATTCCGCACAAATGGCTTTACACCAATAAAAAATGAGTGTCAATTTCATATGCAAATTGACACTCATTTTATTTTACATTTTTAATGTTTGTGATAGGAAACGGAACCCTTTACTTGAGAACTGTCTTCTTTTTCAACAGTTCTCAAGAGCCAATAAAATTTTTACAAGTTAACTACCATCTTAAAATCCTCAATAAACTCTTCAACCTGATCCTCTTGTGTTGCCCAAGAAGTAACTAGGCGAATGGCAGAATGCTCCTCATCAACCTTTTCCCACACATGAAAAGCATACTTCTTTTCTAATTCGGTAATCACTGAATTCGGTAGAATCGGGAAAATTTGATTCGATGGAGAATGGATTAAAAACGGAATATCTGCCTTGCTTATTTCATCTCTAAGTCTTCCTGCCAGCTTATTTGCATGCATCGCTAAGTCAAAAAACAGATTATTCCGGAATAGTTCAAGGAACTGAATGCCCATTAATCTTCCTTTAGCAAGAAGTGCCCCTTTTTGCTTAATGTGATAGCGGAAATCCTCTTTGAGTGAATCACGGCAAATTACAAGCGCCTCTCCAATAAGAGCACCGTTCTTAGTTCCGCCAATATAAAAAGCATCAACAAGTTCAGGGAGATCGCTCAATTTCAAGTCATTTTCATCAGAGCAAAGCGCAGAACCAAGTCTCGCACCGTCCATGTATAAAATGAGATTGTTCTCATGGCAGAAATCTCGTAGCTGCTCAAGTTCTTTTTTTGTATAAATAGACCCTATTTCAGTGGAATTCGATATGTAAACCAGCTTTGGTTTTACCATGTGCTCGTCTGGATGACCTTCGAGTACAGCCTTCACATGGGTGGGATTCAATTTTCCATCTACCCCTTCAATTGAAATGATTTTATGTCCAGTTGCTTCAATGGCACCCGTTTCATGCCCTAAAATATGTCCGGAACTAACTGCCATTGCTGCCTCGTGTGGTCTTAAGAAAGCAGAAATAGCGGTTAGATTTGTTTGTGTCCCGCCTGAAAGAAGGTGGATATCGACATCCGTCCGTCCCATTTTTTCTTTCAATAACTCTATGGCATGTTGGGTAAATTGGTCTTCACCGTATCCATCCGCTTGGACAAGGTTGGATTCAAGTAATGCATTCAAGATTCTAGGATGTGCGCCTTCGCTGTAGTCGTTCTTAAAGCTGTACATTTCGTTGCCTCCGTTTTATTTTCAAGAATTGTTTCTACATTTCTATCGTACCATACCTATCTACTATTCCCTACAATATAGTTCCGCTCGTTTTCTAGTGTAAGATTACACCTTTCTGTTGATGTTTGCGGTTTATCAGCGGATTTTAATCTTTTATCAGCGAATATTAGAATATATCAGCGAATTTTAGATTTTATCAGCGAATCAGAAATAACTTATATTTCATAAAAATTATCTCTTTCTACCTTACATACTCTCAGTGAAAAATTTTTGTACCATTCTTGCTTTCCTCGTTCTTGTGCCACTTTATGAACTGAATTTTCCTTCCAATTCTTAATTGAATCTAAGGAATCCCAGTATGAGACTGTAATTCCCAATTCATTATCACGAGCACTTTCTACGCCTAAGAAACCGGTCTGTTTAGAGGCTAATTCTACCATTTTTTCTGCCATTTTCTCATATCCTCTGTCACCTTCTGTTCGCTGTGAAGCAAATATCACAGCATAATAGGGTGGTTTAGGAGTTTTTGCCATTCCACTCATTTCTTAATTCCCCCTAATACTTTATTGCTATCCCTTTTTACGACAAGTTTTGATTTAATGTAGCAATCACGTATGATTTCCTCAAATTCAGATGCTAGTTGCGTAACTTATTTGTTTCCCATTCTTCGCGTAGTAGTCCCATTCTAATAGAATCATAATATGTTCCGTTATAGTAACGAACCTTTCTTATCCTCGCTTCCATGGTCATCCCGAGCCTTTTCCCCACCTTTATCATCCGTTCATTTCCTGACCAAGTAGTGTATCCAACTCGAACAAGTGGTAAGGTATTAAATAGATGATTGATCAAAAGACGGAGTGCTTGTGTACCATATCCTCCACTCCAAAATTCCGAATTATAAATGACAATCCCCATCTCCAGCCAATTAGAAGGTTTATGCTCCCAATAATAACCTATTGTTCCGATCAGCTCACCTGCCACTTCAATAGCCCATCGACTATCCTGTTCGATATAAGTTCCTTTTTCATTTAAAAACTCCTCATATGGAACATGCTTATGTTCAAAGTAAGGAGCATCCCATTTTTTCCATTCAGGTAATTCCTCTTTATAAATCAACTCCCATAGTTTGGGCAAATCTTTTTCAACAATTGGACGAATAATTAAATCAGCATGTTTATAGTGCACAGGATCCCTCCGGTTTGATTAATTACTCTTTATATTTCTACATCCAAATCATTATTCCTTTTTAAGAATGAGACCTACATTATTTTTAAACCTTCAATATCCAATGTTAATTTTGGGTAATGCCAATGGATTTTGGTTTTGAATGCCTTTTAATTGGAATATGTATTAATTAGAGTTTTTTGAGTCATTTGTACTAGTTCACCCATTCATCCTTGTTTTTATAAAAATTTTGGGATTTGTAGGAGGAATTATATGAAAGCTATCGTTACTAACAAATACGGTCCACCCGATGTACTTCAATTAACAGAAGTAGAAAAACCCATACCTAAAGACAATCAAGTACTGGTAAAAATTCATGCATCATCCTTGAATTTTGGTAACCTAGTTCTTTTGAAGGGAGAACCATTCATAGCCCGTTTTGCTTTCGGACTTACAAAACCAAAATACCGTATACCCGGAGGTGACATCTCAGGTCGGGTGGAAGCAGTAGGGAAGGATGTCAAACAATTTCAACCAGGCGATGAAGTGTTCGGAGACCTATCCGTGTGCGGTTGGAGTGGTTTTGCAGAATATGTAGCGGTTCCTGAACATGCATTAGCATTAAAACCTGCTAATCTATCATTTGAGGAAGCTGCCGCTGTACCAATGGCGGGGGTCACTGCTCTACAGGGGCTACGGGATAAAGGCAAAATTCAATCTGGCCAAAAGGTGTTAATCAATGGCGCATCTGGTGGTTTGGGAACTTTTGCTGTTCAAATAGCCAAGTCTTTCGGGGCTGAGGTAACAGGTGTGTGTAGTACTAGAAACATAGATATTTTACAATCCATTGGGGCCGATGATGTCATTGACTATACTAAAGAAGATGTTACGAAAAAGACGAAGACGTTTGACCTGATTGTTGGTGTTAACGGACATCACTCCATTTCAGATTACAAACGGTTGTTAAATCACAATGGAACTTTTGTTCACGTTGGTGGTTCTGGCTCTCAAATGTTCCAAGCGATGGCCTTAGGTCCTTGGATTTCTCTGACTGAAAAAAAGAAAATGGGTACATTTTTACAAAGAGCTAACCAAACGGACCTGATTTTTATGAAAGAACTAATTGAAGAGGGCAAAGTAAAACCTGTGATTGATCGACGTTACAAATTAAGTGAAGTGAAAGAAGCCTTCAACTATTTTGCAGAAGGCCATGCGCAAGGGAAAGTGGTCATTTCTGTATAAAATGAAAAAGATGCCTCATTCCAATTCGAGTGAGGCACCTTTCTTAGTATTCCAGCTTTTTATGTTTCCATTTATACAAAAGAGTAGCCAAAAGGTTAGCGCCGATTAATAGGATATTACCTTGTGCATTATAATGCAGCTCTTGATTTTCGAAACTCATTTTATCATAATATTCCCCTTGGCTGAGTCCAAGTTCTTTTCGTTTTTTATTCTCTTCTTTTAGATGTTTAACATACCTATATTGCACGGGTAAAAGAATGAGCGATAACATGAGGTATGCACCTATTATTCCTAAAGTTGCATAAAGACCCATTTTTTCATCTCCCCTCTTCGCAAGAAAAATTTCCCTTATTTCATTTTACGTAACAAAATTATAAAAGTTTCATTTATTCAAGGAATTATTTAATTACTATTAAAACCAAAAGAAAAAAGCCTCCCCAAATTGAGAAGGACTAATTATATAAGTGCATTAATTTTTAAAACAATGTCGCACTGACTATACATTATTCCATATCTCATCATCTATTTCATTATCCCAAAAATCGAGACTACTTTCACTTTCCTTTATTAGGTCCTCGTTTAAATTTTTTTCTTTTTTGCTTTTAAAAACTCAGCGAAATCTAAAATTTTTATTACTTCATTGTCAGGTATTTCTTCAATAATCCTAAGCAAGCAAGCGTTCTTTTGCTGTATTCATGACGTAATTCACCTCTATGAATATTTTACTTTAGTATATCACTTTAATTTTCGTAAGGAAAAAATGATTAGGTTTTTAAATATTTTCCAAACGATTACTTTGTATAACAAGGACTTATTGAATGATTTCAATCAAACAGTCAATAACTTTTAAAAGTTGACATACAGATATTGTTATTCATTTTTTTCTTCTCTCATAACCAATGCTTAGGAACGGTTAAGGTAGCAGGTAACTTAGTATCTTGATCACCTTTCGCCGCATTTACTTGTGCTTGGGTCAGGAATATACTTCCTTGTAAATTTGCCCCTCTGAGGTCTGCATCCCTCAAATCTGCACCAATAAAGTCAGAAAATCTCATATCAGCTCTTCGTAGATTAGTAGCAATTAGAAGTGCTCCTCTAAAATTACTTGCTTTAAGATCTCTCCCGCTTAAATTGGCACCGATTAAACCGATTCCCTTTTTAAACTTGCTAGATTGATTTTTTTCTTTTTTCACTTTAGCTCGCACAAATTCACTTGTTTGAAGCAACAAGTTATTTACCACCGCTCTATGGCTCGGTATATCAAGGACTAAGATTTCGTTTGGACTAAGATTGGTTAGGCGTTCGGTATCCTCTATTGCTTGTTGCAATTCCTCATAAATTGGACGTGTTTCTTCTATGTCCAGTGCCTCATTTAGGTAAAGCAGCATTTCATGGATCTGCTGCATGAGAGGAAACACATCAAACATTTCTTTTGCTACCTCTGGATTTCCACGCCAATCCTTGCCATTAAACGTGACTTGGGATACTTTCTGGCCCGCACCAAAGCACTCAAATACTGTACACCCTTTAAAGCCCTTGTTTCGTAAATTACTATGTATGCTGCAACGATAATCACGCTGCAAGTTTTTACAAGGTGTCCCACCATCCTTGTCAAAGGCAAAATCAGCCGATTTGGCATAGGGTAAAGCAACGCAACATAAACCAAAACAGTTATCGCAGTCAGGTCGTAATCTATTTAAAACATCCTTGGACATTATTTGTTTTGACAATACTCACACTTCCTTTAACAACCTCTTATCTATTTAAATCAATGTTTCTATGAACGATAAAATCATATTACCATATCATGACTCCCTAAAAGAGGGTCATACCTAAAAAATACACAAAGGAACAAGCAAAAAAGCGTTTCTGCTCTTTGAACAGAAACGCTTCTTTATTATTGGTAGTGAGTTAAATTTTCTATTTGATTAAATGAATAGTTTGCCATCGTTTGTATATCATTGTATTTTGATCTTTTGTTTTTTGATCTCATGACTACCGAGATAATTTCCATGTCTCCCTTTTTTAAATATTCCACTAGTGTATGTTGAGCGGCACTTGTATATCCAGGTTTACCCGCGACTACGTTAGGCATAGCACCAATATTGACTAAATTCCGGATGATTTTTTCTTGTCTGCTCGTTTTAATGTCGGTGGTTTGGGTCGACATGACTTTGAGTACCATCGGGTGTTTAATCGCTTCTTTCGTAATGATCGCCATGTCATAAGGCGTTGTAAAATGGTTAGGATGATGAAGACCGTTAGAGGTGACAAAATATGTGTCTTTGAGATTCCATTGTTGCACTTTTTGGTTCATGAGATCTGCGAAACCTTTCTCGCTTCCTGCGACGTTTTCAGCAATAACAACGGCGACGTCATTCGCACTCAGCAATAACAAAGCTTTCATTGCATCCTGTTTCGTCATTCTCTCACCTGCTCGAAGACCCAAACAGAGACATTCTTGATTTGCAGCATGCGGACTAACCGTTAACCATTCTCCATCCTTCATTCGTTCATCTAAAATGGTGGCGGTTAACACTTTGGTCATACTTGCAGGATACGCTTTAAAATGAGCATTTTTGTCATAAATAATCTCTCCGGTCTTGGCATCTATGGTGACTCCATACTCACCTTCAATTTCTGGAGGTGGTGAGGAATATATCTCACCCTCCGCCGAATTGCCCTTCATTATGAACATTCCATTCAATATCATAAGAACTAACAGTGATGTTACAACGATTTTCCCAATGTTTGTCATGATGTACCTCCAGTTGAACGAACCTCAATTCCTATCTGTTTTATTTTGTTCCAGTTTTAACAGAATTACTACATAAAAATGGGGACAGTCCCCCACAGCTTTAAAGCAGTGAGGGACTGTCCCCATTTTAGTATTTTATTGCGTCTATAATTAAGGATGGGAAGACAAGCTTATCCCCTTGATTTCTTGGATCATATTTTTTTGACCGAAAGATTACACCTTTTGTTTCGTCCCATTCATTGGAATGAAATTCTCCTTTTTCATCACAATACTCCAGTAAATGAACTTCAAATCCAGCTGTTTGGAACATTTTCGTCAAGGTTTTATAATTATGAACAATTTTATGACTGGCTGCTGGATGGTCCTTTGGTCCAGGTCCTCCTACTTTTACGATGTTTTGATAACTTTAATCTGGAAAAAATGCATCTGGAACCGCACACCCTATGTATCCAGATGGCTTTAGATATCTGTAACAAAGCTTTGCCGCTTTTACTCCCTCTTCACATGTAAGGTGTTCCCAAACGTGTTCAGCTAAAATGGCTGTTATCGAAGTGATACTAAACCTAGTTGTCCAGGTAGTTTCATCTAATAAACTGAGTTCCTCTTCCTGGGTATGAAGCCAACCAGGATTATTATTATATTCACCTGCACCAATCACTAGTTTGATCTCTTTTTGTTTTACGTCCAAGGGTTCTCCTCCTAAAAATTCAGTTTTCACTATATTCACTTTTAAAATACAAAAAATGTTCACAATCTATAAAATCCATTTCCCTTTTTCGTGATGTATGTCACATTTACTTGATTTACAATCAATTAAACTAATTTCAAGTTAATTCTAAGGGGGATTTAAAATGATAGTAGCTTGGTTAATTACCATTGGTTTATTTTTAGTGTGTATCTATGCAACAACCGTTATTATTAATGGACTAAAAGAAAAGGATCAACTTGACTTAGCAGAATTGCAATCACAACTTAAAAACACAGCAAAGAAAAATGATAAAAAAGATATGAAACTAGCAATATAATTGTAAAAAAACAAAAAACAACTTCAATTTGGAGTTGTTTTTTATTTCCTGAAATTTGATAATTCATTACTTTATATCGCTGATTTTAATTTTCCAAATCATGTGGTCAAAGCCTTCGCCCCAATAATCTTTTAACAAGTAATCAGGTTCCCCAAATTTCTTTTTCCAGATATGTTGTGCTCGTGCATATCCGCTATCTAAGCAAAATTCTTCTATACCTTTATTTTGTAATTTGGAATACATAGAATTCAATAATAGTCTTCCAATTCCCATTCTTTGATATTCTGGCAGGACAAATACAGTCCCTACTTCAGGTAGCTCTTTATAAGCATTTTTTGTACATTTACATATGAGATCGCTAGCAGGACCATATTCGATGGAGCCCACAATTTTGTCGGAATGCAACGCAATCAAAAAATATCGATTTGCACCATTGCTAGCAAAATCACTTACTAAGTATTTTTTCTTACTTTCAATTTCAGCTTCGATATCCTCGAATTTCTCTCTAATACCTTCTTTAGTAAACGTATCAATTATGACTTTTTCAAAGAATAGATTTAACTCATTTGTGTCCTCTATTCTCGGTCTTCTTATTACGATGTTTAACACCTAAAAGCACTCCTTGTTCTCTTATTAACTTAGATTTCTAGGTTTCCACTAAATATCCCTCTTTCTATGACTAGTTACCGCTGGTAAACTTTTTTTCTCTTTAACGGGTACTAGTCGCATTGACTAGTTACCGGGGGTTCATTTTTTCCTCCTGCACGGGCACTAGTCACACCGACTAGTTACCGTTCCTTCTCTTTTTCCTCCTGCACGGGCACTATTCCCCTCGACTAGTTACCGTTTCTTCTCTTTTTCCTCCTGCACGGGCATTAGCCCCTTGACTAGTATCGCTCCTTCTCTTCTCCCTCCTGCACGGGCACTAGTCTCATCATTTTTACAAAAGAAAAATGCGCCCCTGTATAAACAGAGACGCAATCAAGAATTTTTATAGTTTTTCACCATTCGTTTCAATAACGTTTTTATACCAAAAGAAGGACTTTTTCTTTTTCCGTGCTAATGTACCGCTTCCATCATCATGTTTGTCAACATAGATGAATCCATACCGTTTAGAGTACTCGCCTGAAGACATACTCACCATGTCAATACATCCCCACGTTGTATAGCCCATTAGTTCAACCCCATCTTCAATAGATTCACCCATTGCTCTAATGTGATCACGAAGATAATCAATTCGATAATCATCATTGATTGAGCCATCCTCTTCCACCTTGTCATAGGCTCCTAATCCATTTTCGACAACGAAGAGCGGTACTTGGTAGCGGTCGTACAATTGGTTTAATCCAATCCGCAAACCGACAGGGTCGATTTCCCAGCCCCAATCACTTGCCTTTAGGAAAGGATTCTTCACTCCGCCGATAAGATTTCCTTGTGCATTCTCTAAATCTGACTTCTCTTTCTTCTCGGTACGGGACATATAGTAACTAAGTCCAATATAATCGACAGTACCTTCCTTAATTAATTCCAGATCGCCCTCCCGAATGTCTAATTCAATATTATGCTCTTTGAAATAGCGCTTTACGAATGCAGGGTATTCCCCACGAACCTGAACGTCCGCACAAAAATAGTTGAAAAAGCGTTCTTCTTGAAGGGCATACATGATATTTTCCGGATTGGAATCGTACGAATAAACTGGTGCATATAAAATCATACAGCCAATTTGAGCATCTGGAATGATTTCATGACATGCCTTTACAGCAATCGCACTTGCAACGAATTGATAGTGGTATGCCTGGAAAGTTGGCTGGTATTTGTCTTCTTCTTTATGAATTGCGAAGCCAAGCCCCATGATTGGCATAATTAATCCACTATTAATTTCATTAAATGTCATCCAGTATTTCACTTTGTTCTTATAGCGATTAAAAATGGCATTTACATATCTTTCAAAGAAAGTAACTACTTCACGATTTCTCCAGCCGCCATATTCCTTTACCAGATTTACAGGCATTTCATAGTGAGAAATCGTCACAACAGGCTCAATTCCATGTTTGTGCAATTCGTCAAAGACACGGTCATAAAATGCTAGGCCTTCTTCATTCGCTTCTAGTTCATTTCCATTTGGAAAAATTCTTGTCCACGCAATAGACATACGGAACACTTTGAAACCCATTTCTGCAAATAAAGCTATATCTTCCTTATATCGATGGTAGAAGTCAATTCCTTCATGGTTCGGATAGCTGTATTTCTCGCGATCGATTTCAAAATTAAAGCCTGGGGACTGTAGAATGTTAAGTCTTTCTTTTCCGCCAGGAAGAACATCAGCAATATTTAATCCCTTATTGCCTTCATCAAATCCGCCTTCCATTTGATTGGCAGCCGTTGCACCGCCCCATAAAAAGCCTTCGGGAAAATGATATTTATTCATAAGAGAAACCTCCTGAAATTTTTTCCATAATCATTACTATTTGTTAGTTGGTTAAATTCTATAATTAACTATAAAGGAATAATAACTACCTTTATTTAGATAGTAAATAATGAAGGAGTATCTAGTTATTAATATCAATGGTAGTCATTTGTTTCATGAATGTAACACTGTGTTTTCTTGTGCTAAAATGGGGTATAGATTGTTAATGAAGATTAAGGAGAATTACAAAACATGTTTTCAAATGAAGTTATCGCTTCTTTCAATGAATTAGAGACTTCTTTATACAATTATATTTGCCAAAATGGTGATAAAGTTGCTTATATGCGAATACGTGAGCTGGCCGATGAAACACATGTATCAACAGCAACGATTTTACGTTTTTGTAGAAAAGTAAATTGTGAGGGTTTCTCCGAATTTAAAGTGAAGCTCAAAATGCATGTAGCAGGAAATAAAAAGACGGATATAAAAAGTGTCCATCATTCAGTCGTCGAGTTTTTTGAGCGGACGCTAAAAGGTAATCTAGAAGAAAAAATCAAAATGGCTGCCAGTCTAGTTCACACAGCAGAAAATGTTATTTTTATTGGAATAGGAAGCTCAGGCATTCTTGCGGAATATGGGGCGAGGTATTTCTCGAGCTTAGGGAAGTTTTCGTTGTACATTAAAGATCCTCACTTTCCGATTCACACGAAACTACGCAATAACAGTGTGACCATTGCGTTGTCAGTCTCTGGAGAGAATCATTTCACCGTCACGCATTTAAATCAATTGAAACAAGAAGGTAGTAAAATTATCAGTATCACAAACAATAAACTCTCAACCATTGCAAAAATCTCGGATATCAATATTCCTTATTATGTAACTGAAGAATTTGTAGAAGAAGCCAATATTACGACACAAGTACCTGTTGTTTATATTCTGGAGTCTATGGCCCGTGAAATTCATAAGCTGAATCAATAATTTATATATACATCTTGCTAACCGCCACCATATTAATGATAAAAGGATGAAGGTTTATGACAAATAACGCAAAACAGAGAAAAATAATTTTAGATTTAGCAGTTACATTAGATGGTTTTATTGAAGGGAAAAATGGAGAAGTTGATTGGTGCATTATGGACTCTGATATGGGGTTCACTGATTTCTTAAATCAAATTGATACTATTTTATATGGTAGAAAAAGCTACGATTTATGGGGACAATATATTCCTAAAAATGAAGACTCTGATACTGAAAAGGAAATTTGGAAATTGGTTCATAGTAAAAAGAAATATGTTTTTTCCAAAACACAAAAAGAAACTGATAATCAAGCAATATTTATAAATGATAATATTCTTGAAGAAGTAAATAAATTGAAGAAAAGGTCTGGTAAAGACATCTGGCTATATGGTGGAGCAAGTCTCATTACAACTTTTATAAATTTGGGGCTTGTTGATGAATTTAGATTATCTATTCACCCTGTTGTTTTGGGTGAAGGAAAACCATTGTTTATTGATTTAAGACAGAGGTTAAATTTAAAAACGGTTAATACAAGAACA comes from the Neobacillus sp. PS2-9 genome and includes:
- a CDS encoding low specificity L-threonine aldolase, translating into MYSFKNDYSEGAHPRILNALLESNLVQADGYGEDQFTQHAIELLKEKMGRTDVDIHLLSGGTQTNLTAISAFLRPHEAAMAVSSGHILGHETGAIEATGHKIISIEGVDGKLNPTHVKAVLEGHPDEHMVKPKLVYISNSTEIGSIYTKKELEQLRDFCHENNLILYMDGARLGSALCSDENDLKLSDLPELVDAFYIGGTKNGALIGEALVICRDSLKEDFRYHIKQKGALLAKGRLMGIQFLELFRNNLFFDLAMHANKLAGRLRDEISKADIPFLIHSPSNQIFPILPNSVITELEKKYAFHVWEKVDEEHSAIRLVTSWATQEDQVEEFIEDFKMVVNL
- a CDS encoding antibiotic biosynthesis monooxygenase — its product is MSGMAKTPKPPYYAVIFASQRTEGDRGYEKMAEKMVELASKQTGFLGVESARDNELGITVSYWDSLDSIKNWKENSVHKVAQERGKQEWYKNFSLRVCKVERDNFYEI
- a CDS encoding GNAT family protein: MHYKHADLIIRPIVEKDLPKLWELIYKEELPEWKKWDAPYFEHKHVPYEEFLNEKGTYIEQDSRWAIEVAGELIGTIGYYWEHKPSNWLEMGIVIYNSEFWSGGYGTQALRLLINHLFNTLPLVRVGYTTWSGNERMIKVGKRLGMTMEARIRKVRYYNGTYYDSIRMGLLREEWETNKLRN
- a CDS encoding NAD(P)-dependent alcohol dehydrogenase, giving the protein MKAIVTNKYGPPDVLQLTEVEKPIPKDNQVLVKIHASSLNFGNLVLLKGEPFIARFAFGLTKPKYRIPGGDISGRVEAVGKDVKQFQPGDEVFGDLSVCGWSGFAEYVAVPEHALALKPANLSFEEAAAVPMAGVTALQGLRDKGKIQSGQKVLINGASGGLGTFAVQIAKSFGAEVTGVCSTRNIDILQSIGADDVIDYTKEDVTKKTKTFDLIVGVNGHHSISDYKRLLNHNGTFVHVGGSGSQMFQAMALGPWISLTEKKKMGTFLQRANQTDLIFMKELIEEGKVKPVIDRRYKLSEVKEAFNYFAEGHAQGKVVISV
- a CDS encoding DUF3949 domain-containing protein; the encoded protein is MGLYATLGIIGAYLMLSLILLPVQYRYVKHLKEENKKRKELGLSQGEYYDKMSFENQELHYNAQGNILLIGANLLATLLYKWKHKKLEY
- a CDS encoding DUF2281 domain-containing protein; translated protein: MLRIIEEIPDNEVIKILDFAEFLKAKKKKI
- a CDS encoding pentapeptide repeat-containing protein gives rise to the protein MSKQIMSKDVLNRLRPDCDNCFGLCCVALPYAKSADFAFDKDGGTPCKNLQRDYRCSIHSNLRNKGFKGCTVFECFGAGQKVSQVTFNGKDWRGNPEVAKEMFDVFPLMQQIHEMLLYLNEALDIEETRPIYEELQQAIEDTERLTNLSPNEILVLDIPSHRAVVNNLLLQTSEFVRAKVKKEKNQSSKFKKGIGLIGANLSGRDLKASNFRGALLIATNLRRADMRFSDFIGADLRDADLRGANLQGSIFLTQAQVNAAKGDQDTKLPATLTVPKHWL
- a CDS encoding D-alanyl-D-alanine carboxypeptidase family protein, producing the protein MTNIGKIVVTSLLVLMILNGMFIMKGNSAEGEIYSSPPPEIEGEYGVTIDAKTGEIIYDKNAHFKAYPASMTKVLTATILDERMKDGEWLTVSPHAANQECLCLGLRAGERMTKQDAMKALLLLSANDVAVVIAENVAGSEKGFADLMNQKVQQWNLKDTYFVTSNGLHHPNHFTTPYDMAIITKEAIKHPMVLKVMSTQTTDIKTSRQEKIIRNLVNIGAMPNVVAGKPGYTSAAQHTLVEYLKKGDMEIISVVMRSKNKRSKYNDIQTMANYSFNQIENLTHYQ
- a CDS encoding GNAT family N-acetyltransferase, which gives rise to MLNIVIRRPRIEDTNELNLFFEKVIIDTFTKEGIREKFEDIEAEIESKKKYLVSDFASNGANRYFLIALHSDKIVGSIEYGPASDLICKCTKNAYKELPEVGTVFVLPEYQRMGIGRLLLNSMYSKLQNKGIEEFCLDSGYARAQHIWKKKFGEPDYLLKDYWGEGFDHMIWKIKISDIK
- a CDS encoding glycoside hydrolase family 1 protein produces the protein MNKYHFPEGFLWGGATAANQMEGGFDEGNKGLNIADVLPGGKERLNILQSPGFNFEIDREKYSYPNHEGIDFYHRYKEDIALFAEMGFKVFRMSIAWTRIFPNGNELEANEEGLAFYDRVFDELHKHGIEPVVTISHYEMPVNLVKEYGGWRNREVVTFFERYVNAIFNRYKNKVKYWMTFNEINSGLIMPIMGLGFAIHKEEDKYQPTFQAYHYQFVASAIAVKACHEIIPDAQIGCMILYAPVYSYDSNPENIMYALQEERFFNYFCADVQVRGEYPAFVKRYFKEHNIELDIREGDLELIKEGTVDYIGLSYYMSRTEKKEKSDLENAQGNLIGGVKNPFLKASDWGWEIDPVGLRIGLNQLYDRYQVPLFVVENGLGAYDKVEEDGSINDDYRIDYLRDHIRAMGESIEDGVELMGYTTWGCIDMVSMSSGEYSKRYGFIYVDKHDDGSGTLARKKKKSFFWYKNVIETNGEKL
- a CDS encoding MurR/RpiR family transcriptional regulator: MFSNEVIASFNELETSLYNYICQNGDKVAYMRIRELADETHVSTATILRFCRKVNCEGFSEFKVKLKMHVAGNKKTDIKSVHHSVVEFFERTLKGNLEEKIKMAASLVHTAENVIFIGIGSSGILAEYGARYFSSLGKFSLYIKDPHFPIHTKLRNNSVTIALSVSGENHFTVTHLNQLKQEGSKIISITNNKLSTIAKISDINIPYYVTEEFVEEANITTQVPVVYILESMAREIHKLNQ
- a CDS encoding dihydrofolate reductase family protein, whose translation is MTNNAKQRKIILDLAVTLDGFIEGKNGEVDWCIMDSDMGFTDFLNQIDTILYGRKSYDLWGQYIPKNEDSDTEKEIWKLVHSKKKYVFSKTQKETDNQAIFINDNILEEVNKLKKRSGKDIWLYGGASLITTFINLGLVDEFRLSIHPVVLGEGKPLFIDLRQRLNLKTVNTRTFSSGVVQIIYHWNGN